Within the Alicyclobacillus vulcanalis genome, the region GGGAAAGGCGTGCCCCTGCGGGTTAATTCCGAATGTGTGAAAGAGCCGAGCGAACGCGCTCACGCGTTCAACGGCCACGGGATCCTGAAACAGCGTCCAGACCGCCTGCTCCTCGTCCTCTCCCGCTTCTTCATCGATAAACCGCGCAAGCGATTTAATGCGATCCGCAGGATCAAAGGGCAATGCGAGGCGATCTCCGTCAGCGTCCTGTCCCAATCCGCCAAACAGGGCAATGGTCGGCGCAAACACGTCACCTGGATCTGGATTTGCCGGCCCGCTCCACGCAGGTTCATCCATCGCATAGCCGTAGTAAGGCGCTCGTTCGCGCGCTTCGCGGCTCTTCGTGAGCTCGGCATATCGATCGATCGCGGCTAGCACAGCCCAGTCGACATCGTATTCAGCCCCGTACGCCTTGTACATCGGCACAAGCGCGGCCTGTGGATGCGGGCGCTCTGCCGCGGACACCTTGAGCGGTACCACCACACAGGCTGCCCAAGCGCAGGCGGCCCATCTGAGCAGGCGTGTGAAGCACGGACGGCGCGTGATAGAATGAGTGCGGCGCAACAACACCACCCCTTCGTCCAGAGCATCTACGTCTTACCGTCTCCATGTGGGGCCAATGTATGCCGGAAACTGCCCAGGAGAAAGAGGCGTTTCAAGATGAACGT harbors:
- a CDS encoding M23 family metallopeptidase, which encodes MRRTHSITRRPCFTRLLRWAACAWAACVVVPLKVSAAERPHPQAALVPMYKAYGAEYDVDWAVLAAIDRYAELTKSREARERAPYYGYAMDEPAWSGPANPDPGDVFAPTIALFGGLGQDADGDRLALPFDPADRIKSLARFIDEEAGEDEEQAVWTLFQDPVAVERVSAFARLFHTFGINPQGHAFPIDKRYNYTIKHTFGAGRSYGGRRMHEGVDIFASYGTPVLACAYGYVELMGWNRFGGWRIGIRDANNTYYYYAHLSAYAKSLRVGDLVRPGQVIGYVGSTGYGPPGTAGKFPPHLHFGMYKDTGRREWAFSPSSYLLQWQREPQVVIRTPVPRTKSAS